A window of Ananas comosus cultivar F153 linkage group 11, ASM154086v1, whole genome shotgun sequence genomic DNA:
ACCTTGAGGTGCCATTGCTCCAGTCATTATCAAATTTAACCTCTCTTTCCGGGTTGGAATTAGTCGATTGCACAAGCATAACATCCCTTCCCCCTGCACAAGTGTGTGGACGGTGGACGGCGCTTTCCCATTTAATAATAAAGAACTGCAAAGAGCTGTCATCATTCGGTGGAATACAAGCTGTACCCCTCCGTTATTTACAAATTGAAGGGTGCGACAGGCTAATTGAAGTTGCCCTGCTGCTGCAGCCTCTGTTCCCAAACGATGTCTGCCAAAACAAGAATGCAGTAATGGACTGCTTTTTGAAGAATGGTAGTCTATCAATTGACCACCTCGCCCTCCTGCTCGTGGAGCCATTGAGAAGTCTCTCCTCCATCAACAATTTGACTATCTCTGATGCTTCACAACTCACCAGCTTACCTGAGGAATGGCTACTGCAAAATCACGCTGCCCTCGACGCTATATACATATGGAATGCAATCTCCCTTCAGTCCCTACCCCAGAGCGTGACAAAACTGTGCTCCCTCCAGCGTTTATATGTACAGAAGGCTAATCTCATCCAGTCTCTTCCAGATCTGCCTACTTCACTGCGTACTCTTTGGATCACCGGGTGTCACCCTGTGTTGAAGGAGCGATGCCAAGAGAATATAGGCCTTGATTGGCCCAAGATTGCCCACATCCCTGGTGTGACGATTGAACAGGCAGTTGCAGAGTGACGATGACGAAATTGTACGTTTACTTTACCATCCTTCATCTCGCCCCTGCTATATACTCTCTGCGATTAATGCAATTCATTTCGGTGTTGTTCGATCTTAACAAGTTTTATCTCATTTGTTACAGGACTACTTAGCCTTTCTTGGACAACGCAAGAGCAGCCAGGTTCGTTTTTTATTAGCATCCtcaatagaattttttttatattttgtaccCTTAATTACTTTATGGTTTGGATACATAATAAGGGAACATAGCGCTAATTGCCCCTTATAATTAATACATGGTGCTCGACGGTCGAATTGGTCGACTTGTAAGACAAACAATGTAATGAATATAGTAGCATGTCAATTGCATTGTAAAGTAAATAGGACTAGTTCTCCGGTGATGAGTTAGAACTTAAGAGACGACGCGCGACAAAAGCTTTCGAGTAATTGTATAAGACtcctatgtatgtatatatttctCTCAATTCTTTCCGGAATATAACAAGAGTAAAGTTTTTCCACGCGCTTATATTCTATTTTGGCAGTGCAGGAACATATAAAGTATTTAGGCTTAATTAGGACTCCCTGTGCCTTACTCTTACTGCATGCATTgcatgtttttttctttttttctattgcCAAATTAATGTAAAATCTTTACGGATGAAATTgtcctaaaaataattaatttactgTTTGATTCCTGCACAAGTAGCAAATCTCATAGCCTGGTGATCGAGCTTGTTTGGTTTCGTCTACTATCTTATGATCGAAGTTGTTGATCCTAGTTTAAACATTGCTTTACAATGTGTttcaaaccctttttttttttttttctttttctttcagcaGCATAATTAGGACCCTGATTAATTAAGCATGAGAGCGTAATTTCAgtggtataaattatattcaaattttgttaaAGTTTATATGTCTTTTTAATGCAGGTTGTATCAATTTGGGAGTAAATTTAATAGGTGCTCCGTCAATAAGACTCGGCTGACTCgttgtaaaagaaaaatgagagcAAAACTGTAACAGCACGCATGAACGTTTGCAACCACATCCTGCAGTTTCATACTTTTACTATCTTTGCACTTTCTAAACAAACTTAAGATTCATTAAAGACTGAAGTGTTACTTCTAATGTTCTATGTTTGGTGGTGTAAGAACGAATTAAATACTCCATCgatttctattttctattttctattttctattttctttatattctAGGTGTTGTATGAATTAAAAAGACTCCTATTATTATAGTCTATCGATTTCGTCCTTGTTACGAAGGATGGTTACAGTTTTTTCTGCTTTGTGTACATTCTCTCCTATATTTCTTGATGCAGTTGGAATAAGACTATTACATGTACGTAGTCTACATATATAATGTGATTAGTGTCTTTAATGTAGCTTAATTTTACTGATTATTTTGTTTCACTGCTTAATTAATCTTCCCTAGGAGACCAATTAGCGAGCGAAAGAATGTGGGACTAATTCGATTTCTTTGTAAGGAAggataatatattaaattacatattttgaaGATTGAGATTTGGAGATGTATGTTTAATTAGCGAAGCGCGCGAAGGTTAAAGAGTAATAATCTGTGTGTTCTATGATGGCAAGATAGCAATTTGTTTCTCTTCACTTTATCTGCACAACAAGCAAATCTCTGGATCTGATGAAGTTGTTGAGCTTCTTTGAAGTAGACAAAGTATCCCAGGTCTAAAGTTGTTTATACttcaaattttgttaaacttTTCTCAAGTTTTTAATGCGGCCTCTATCGAATTTTGGAGTAAATTTGGTCGGCGCGGCTGACTCAttgtaaaaggaaaaaaagggctGCTGCACTTCGGCACGCATCAACTTACAAATCACATCCTACAGCTGCtttacttttaatttctttacaattttcaaaaagaaattaaatttctttatgtgtTGAAGACAAATTACAGTTTCCAGTCTGTGTAAGTTTGGTTTTTGATTCAGATTTTGCGGACAAATTCATTTCAGTCTTTCTTTTTCGTGTACACTCCTTTTTATACAGTTCCTTATCTTTCATCAATAATTATTAGAGAGgcttatcttcttttttttttcctttttttttgggtgagtTATTCTAGTTGGTTGAAATTTAATTACCCAATAGGTTACTAGATTCTTCTACCCAAAGAAGTTACAAATTAAGCACTTAATTATTCTCAACACATGTCTTACACCTAATTTTGTAAAGCTTTAGAACACAAAGAAAATTATCTCTTCTAACTTAGTGCATGAGAAACACAATAAAGCTTATAAATATGCAGATATAAGAAGGTAATAAATCATTCACTTGTCTGCTACTCAAAAGGCACCGAATGATTCGCCTTCTTGTGGCAACCAACAAATCTatacattttaaacttttattaatCAAGGttatttaaatgttaaaaaGCAAAGCcctaataattaaataaacaatCACACAAGTGAAAGGGTATAGCTGTTGACTCTCGAGCCCGTTGACTCAGATGAGTTGGCAACGTGGTGCCGTCTCTGGATGCAATCAAGCAAGGggaaaaaataatcaattttatttgattttttttttttaggaaaatgtAGCATGTTGTTTACAAAATCACATCTTTTTTAACATTCCAAATAATCGATCACCAGGCTATCAGTTCGGTCAGCCCAGAACGAGTATGCTGAGCTCTATATCTTGACGTCCAATTATCCCAAATGACAATCACATCATCACCCAAACCTATAGATTAGATCCCCTCTAAGACTGTCATCATTAGAAATTTACTAAATACGCATTCCCCCCCACTGGTTTGGTCCAATTTTGCCTTACTACTCTGTGGttcaaaaaatatcattttgccTCTCTATGATTTCGTTCATTTTTACTTCgctaccctatagtttaaaaaattaaactttactTTTTTGTGGTTCAGCACGTTTTCTACTTTACCATATTGTggctttttaaaaattttttactttgctaTCTTACTTCATATAGAATTTTTGGGCACAGTAGAAATTAAACCACAAGGGgttaaaattgaaagtttttaaaccataggatgtCACAGTGAAAATATATATGCTACACGGCataggaaaaaaattgaagtttaccctgtTTTTAAAGATGGAACCTTAATGGCATGCATCACTATtctgtattaattttttttcggaTCTAAAATAAACTAACTAAATACCTTTAGTATACCGTATATGTATGTATCTTTACTATATATAGGAGTTTATGATTTAGAGTCTTGGGTAAAGACCGTGAACGATTTATCATCATCTAGACGCGCGCGgtgtatgaaaattttgaattaacttGTTTTCAATgagatcaaattttaaaaattataaaaaaaaaataaaaggagttGATTTTCTAAGATACCTATCATTGGTTTTAGACTTGCGTAAGGatgcaagatatatatatatatatatatatatatatatatatatatatatatatatatatatatatatatatatacacacacacacactgtaTACGCGCAAATACATTTGTTTTTTCTCATTAAGCAGCGGATTATTAATtggacatttttttttctcattaagCAGTGGAATATTAATTGGAGTGCGGAAGAAACTAAACGATGCTCGGCCGCCGGCAATTAATTAATCTCGATGCAAGTCTtccaaactattttttttttttctcttttcagcAACTtggcataaaataaataagcatTCTTAATTTGCTATATACCCAAGTAATTAATTGTTTGAGCCTCTCTCTATCCTCATTCTCTATCGATCAATTGCCTGAGTAGTGTCGAAATAGTAGATCAAGTTAGAACCGTTCGGAGGATTAATATGGCTTTAACTTTCATAGCCGGATCGTTGGCGTCGGCGATCATCGGGAAGCTCGTTGATACATGCTTTTCCTACATCAAATCTTACCCTGGGCTGCGAGGCGTGCGGGACGAGCTGAAAAGGCTGGATCAGGCCCTTCCGCAGATCCAGACAGTCTTGACTGCCGTAGAGGAGGCGGCGTCGATTGCAGAGCAGAACGAAGCGCTGGATACGTGGCTGTGGCAGCTCAGAGATGCTGTGGAGAACGCGGAGGACGTGCTCGACGAGCTGGACTACTACGAGCTGAAGAAGACTATAAAAGATCAAGATGACGAGGTGCGTGGCATTCTCTCTAAATACAAGAAAAAGTTTGACCTTTTTGTTAATCGTAAATTTAGCAACGACACACCGAACCGGTTGGGGGAGGCCGTCAAGGAGTTAGATAGGGTTGTTGCTGGTATGGAGCCACTAGTTCAACTTGTTACTGGGTTATATGGCCCTAGTGTTAAGCGTCAAAAGCTCGAGGAAATCAAGAATGCTCGCGAGACTAGCTCCTTGCTAACCGAAAGTGAGGTGCTCGGACGAGACGAGGAGAGGGACCTGATAGTAGAATGGCTTATCAAACCGGGAGATGCCGATGTTGATGTCTCCGCTTTTACAATTGTTGGCATGGGTGGGCTCGGGAAGACTACTCTTGCTCAACTAGTCAATTGCGACGAAAGGGTGCGAGAGTACTTCGACCCGATTATGTGGGTCTGCGTTTCTCAGGATTTCGATGCAGCTGCGATAACAAGAAAGATGTTAGAAGGTGCAAGTAGTGGGAGTTTGGGTGATAAGTCTCTAAATGCACTCCATGAAATTGTTAAACAGAAACTTACATCGAAGAGGTTTTTGCTCATACTGGATGATGTTTGGAACGATGATAAAATGATGGAGTGGGAGAAATTGGGTGCTCCTTTGAAATTCGGACTGAGAGGAAGCAAGATCCTGTTGACAACTCGAATGGGTTCAGTTGCGGATATGGCAGCAaaagtaatgaaatgcaaaCTAGAATCATTAAATCTAAATGAGTTGGAGGAGAGCGATTATATGTCGCTTTTCAATAAGAATGCATTCCTCAATGTGAATCCTGATGATTATAAAAACTTGCAACCGATTGGTCAACATATAGCGAAGAAACTTGGAGGATGCCCATTGGCAATAAAAGTCATGGGAGGAATGCTGAACTCCTGCATGGACTATGAATATTGGAAGAAAATCTTGGAAGAAAACATCATGAAATTACAACAAGGAAAGGATGGCATCATGACAATTTTGAGATTAAGCTACAATCACTTACCCACAAACTTACAACTCTGCTTTAGATATTGTAGTTTATTTCCACAGGATCATATGTTTAAGAGGAAAAAGTTGATCAATATGTGGATTGGTTCAGGTCTGATTCCGCAATCTATTTGCGACAGGCAAAGGCTAGAGGATATCGAAAATGAGTATTTAAATCTTCTGACAAGAAAATCATACTTTACTTGCGAAACCAATGATAATCTAGTGAAAATTACTAAAGAGTATTTTATGCACGATCTGCTGCATGACCTAGCACAATCTGTTTCTCTAGGGGAATGCAAAAGAATAGGAGGTGATGTTGCAGGAAATATTATTCCAAAAACAATTCGACACATACATGTTGAGATGATAAATCTTCTTTCCATCAGAGAGATCTCCAATCTTAAGAACGTGCGCACTCTTGTCATTTCTGTTAGAGAGGATAATGAGCATAATGCAGATCATGCACTTGAATTTCTCGAGGTTATAAAAGGGTTTAAAAAGTTACGCTTATTGATCTTAGATGTGAATTTTGACCCTTATAAACTgcccgatgcacttagtagctTGATACACCTccgctacctatctctttcacTAGGGAAAGTTGTGAATGAAAGTATTGAATATGATGGCTTGACCAACTTGGTAAATTTGCGTTCATTAGATGTTCCCCATCAAGTGATAGAAAATATTCCTTATATTAGCTAACTACCCTTCATCcacaaattacaaaattttattatccgAGAGGAGAGCGGTTACAAAATTGGTGAACTAAAGAACCTCAGGGACCTTCGTCGCCTGTGTATTAGGAAACTTGAAAATGTGATGAGTTCTGAAGAAGCTATGGAGGCCAAGCTGAATGAGAAAGAAAATCTCAAATCACTGTCATTGGAATGGTCTGAAGACCGCTCCAATAGTGCAGAAACGGATGAGCAGCTCCTCGATAACCTCTGCCCTCATATCAATCTCAAGAAAATGTGCATCAGACAATACCAAGGTGCTAAATCTCCATGTTGGATGGCAAATCTATCTCTTGTCAATTTGACATCCATCAAACTGATTAATTGTAAAGGATGGGAGCACCTTCCACCTCTCGAGTAGTTTTCTTTGCTCCAATCTCTACACTTGTGTGGACTGGATGCAATAAAGCAAATAGATTGTTCATTCTTCAAAAGTAGCAGTGGATGTGCCTTTCCATCATTGAAGGATTTACATTTATGGGACATGCCTAACTTGGAGGAGTGGATTGGAGTAGATGATGGATGCATGTTTTCTCAACTTCATTATATGTATATCACTAACTGCCCTAATTTGAGGGAAATTCCTGCTCTGCCGTATAGTCTAAGGgaattgaaaatttcaaatgtcGGCTTGACTGCTCTTCCAACAATAAATCGGAATTACACAGACAACAATGTAAGtgctatattttataaacttcaaatttatccTGAGGTTTAGatcattttcacttttccccctgTAGTTCAAAAAGTATCACTTTGTCCCCGTCCTGCCGTGGTTTAGCCTATTTTTACTTTTGTCTATCTCGTGGTTTAAAAAgttacactttgcctcctttggtttaactcattttttactttgctatcctgtagttttttaaaatatttttaatttgccatgctatttcatatagaatttttttgatgaaataaaaaattaaaccacTGGAGGGCAAAGTAATTAAAACTTTTTGAACCGCAAGGTGGCAAGGTGACAATGAGTTTAATTAACCACACATGgtgcaatttgaagtttactcttaTATTAAAACACCAATTCGTATTTGCACTGTTATGATTGCCCGGActtaaatatcttttacatcttttctttcttgcagCGGCAAGAACATTCTCAGGGTCTTGAAAGCTTAGACATCAAACGATGTGAGAAGCTTGAATATGTTCCAACAGAGTTTTTTCAGAAATTCGACTCCCTCAAATCACTTCGTATAGTAAATTGCCCGAAGTTGACAAAACATTGGAACTCGGACATCCAACTGCCCTCTACACTCAATCATCTCACTACTGGGTCATGTGGCGACCTTGAGGTGCCACTGCTATGGTTGGCAGATTTAACCTCTCTTTCCGGGTTGAAATTAGTCGATTGCGCAACCATAACATCCCTTCCCCCAGCGCAAGTGTGTGCACAGTGGACGACGCTTTCCTATTTAGCAATAAAGAACTGCAAAGGACTGTCGTCATTAGGCGGAATACAAGCTCTCGTATCCCTCTGTTGGTTAGAAATTAGAGGGTGTGACAAGCTAATTCAAGTTGCCCTGCAGCTGCAGCCTCCGTTCCCAAACGATGTCGGCCAAAAAAAGAATGCAGTACTGGACCGCTTTTTGAAGAATGGTGAACTATCAATTGACCACCACACGCTCCTGCTCATGGAGCCATTGAGAAGTCTCTCCTCCATCAACTTGTTGACTCTCTCTGATGCTTCACAACTCACCACCTTACCTGAGGAATGGCTACTGCAAAATTGCGCTGCCCTCAAAGATTTACAAATATGGAATGCGGTCTCCCTTCAGTCCCTCCCCCAGAGCATGACAAAACTGTGCTCCCTCAAGTGTTTAGAAGTACTGAATGCTAATCTCATCCGGTCTCTTCCAGATCTGCCTACTTCACTGCGTGCTCTAGTCATCACCGGGTGTCACCCTGTGTTGAAGGAGCGATGCCAAGAGAATGGTGGCCTTGATTGGCTTAAGATTGCCCACATCCCTAGAAGGATGATTAAACAGTTGTAGAGTGACGATGACGAAATTGTACGTTTACTTTACCATCCTTCATCTCGCCCCTGCTATATACTCTCTGCGATTAACGCAATTCCTTTCGATTTTAATGAGCTACATCTCGTTCGATCTTAATCAACAAGGTTATCTAATTTGTTTCAGGATTGATTAATTACCTTCTTTTCTCGGATAATGCGAGAGCAGTCAGGTTCGTCTTTAATTAGCATCCTCCATTAGgaatcttttattatatttttttaccctTATACTTTAAGGTTTGGATACATAATAAGGGAATTAATATAGCGCTAATTAATTGTGCCCTATAATTTATACATGATGTTGTGCTCACAGGACGGATTGGtcttgtaaaacaagcaatgCAATGAATATAACATATGTTGTTAGTATATCAATTGCTTTCTAAAGTCAAAAAATATGACTAATTGTCCAGTGAAGATGAGTTAGAACATAAGAGACGTACGCGTGCGTGACAAAAGCTTTCgagttattttaatttcttggtGCAGGACTGCAGTAACGTTATAAcgctcctatatatatatatatttcactcAATTTGTTCAAGAATATAAAACAAGAGTAAAGTTTAGCTGCTTATGTTCTATTTTGGTAGTAGAGGAACATGTAAGGAGTAGGACTCTCTATTGGCGctcaaatctattttttttccttatcagGCACACAAACAAGATTAAAATGATACTACGTAATTACTTGTTCtctctgttttttgtttttcagtgCGTATTCTTAAAATCATACTACGTAACTACATAAAGTTTAGCTGTTTATGTTCAATTTCGGTAGTGCAGGAACATGTATTGATTAGGACTCCGTATTGCCGCTGAATCTATTTTTGCTTATCAGGGATAAAACATGATTAAAATCATTCTACttattctctcttcttttttgttttctggtGCATGGGTGAAAAAGGCTTGTATTGTAGTCTATCGACTTCATTGTAGGAGCACAACATGGCTAAAGCCTTGCCACTTATGTTCTTCTATTTAATTAGTACTGGACTGACTCCCAATTCATGGTCATGTTCTATCAATTTATTCATAAGATTGATTATGAGAAAATTAAAGACTAATTTGTTACTTTATGCTTGTGTTCTTCACTTTTGTTGGTGCAGGATTAGAGTAAGATTCCATGCTTTTTCCGTGTGCATGTGTGTGTAGTAGCCAAACTAATGTAAAATCTTTAAGAAAGAAATTGCCCTCTTTTGCGGCAGGGAGGTTAAATGCTTCAATTTTGTTTCTCCTTACTTTATATTCGTATATACCAAaggtaattttgtgtttgaataTTCCTGTACAAATAGCAAAAATCTCATAGCCTGGTCATAAGCTTGTTTTGTCGTGTGTATTATCCAGTGAAGCTATTAAACATTGCTTTAAAATGTGTTTCAAATTATTACTAGTTTTTTAGCAGTACAACAAGCACCCAGATTAAACTTGTGAACTCAATTGCAGCAGTATAAATCatgcttttaaattttgtttaactTTTTTCAGTTTTTAGTGCAGATTGTATTGATATTTTGAGTAAATTTGGTGGATGCTCTCGCGATAAGACGTCATAAGAGGAAATGAAAGCTATGCTGTAGCAGGCATCAACATGCAACCACATCCTACAGTATCTTACATTTACTTTCTTTACACTTTTAAACGAACTTTATATTCATTTCGCATTAATTGCACAAAAAGACTGAAGTGTTACTGCTTATGTTCTATGTTTGGTGGTGCAAGAACCAATTAAAGACTCTATCgatttctctatatataggaATGTAACATGACCAAAGTAAACTGCCTatgtatttgtattttttttctgttctcGGTGGTGTATGAATTAAAAACCCTCCTATTATTATAGCCTATGTATTTTATCCTTGTTATGAAGGATGGTTAAAGTTTTACTGTTTTGTGTACATTCTCCTATTTTTTCTTGGTGCAGAATTGGAATGAGACTACTACAAGTAgtctatttatatatgtataatgtgATTAGTGTCTTTAATATATGTAGCTTAATTTTACTGGTTATTTTATTTCACTGCCTAATTATACTTCCCTAGCTAGCTAGGGGACCAATTAGCAAGCTAAAGAATATTTTGAAGTGTCACAAATATTCGAGCGTAAGTGAGGATAAATACATTAGATATTTTGGAGACTGAAATTTGGAGATGTATGTTTAATTAGCAAAGCGTGCGAGAGGTAAAAGAATGATAATTTGTGTTTTCTATGATCGCAAAATAGCAAATTAATCTCATAGCTTGATGAGCctgttttattcattttttgtttttttttttttagttca
This region includes:
- the LOC109717790 gene encoding disease resistance protein RGA2-like, yielding MALTFIAGSLASAIIGKLVDTCFSYIKSYPGLRGVRDELKRLDQALPQIQTVLTAVEEAASIAEQNEALDTWLWQLRDAVENAEDVLDELDYYELKKTIKDQDDEVRGILSKYKKKFDLFVNRKFSNDTPNRLGEAVKELDRVVAGMEPLVQLVTGLYGPSVKRQKLEEIKNARETSSLLTESEVLGRDEERDLIVEWLIKPGDADVDVSAFTIVGMGGLGKTTLAQLVNCDERVREYFDPIMWVCVSQDFDAAAITRKMLEGASSGSLGDKSLNALHEIVKQKLTSKRFLLILDDVWNDDKMMEWEKLGAPLKFGLRGSKILLTTRMGSVADMAAKVMKCKLESLNLNELEESDYMSLFNKNAFLNVNPDDYKNLQPIGQHIAKKLGGCPLAIKVMGGMLNSCMDYEYWKKILEENIMKLQQGKDGIMTILRLSYNHLPTNLQLCFRYCSLFPQDHMFKRKKLINMWIGSGLIPQSICDRQRLEDIENEYLNLLTRKSYFTCETNDNLVKITKEYFMHDLLHDLAQSVSLGECKRIGGDVAGNIIPKTIRHIHVEMINLLSIREISNLKNVRTLVISVREDNEHNADHALEFLEVIKGFKKLRLLILDVNFDPYKLPDALSSLIHLRYLSLSLGKVVNESIEYDGLTNLVNLRSLDVPHQVIENIPYIS
- the LOC109717517 gene encoding putative disease resistance protein RGA1, with product MSSEEAMEAKLNEKENLKSLSLEWSEDRSNSAETDEQLLDNLCPHINLKKMCIRQYQDCSFFKSSSGCAFPSLKDLHLWDMPNLEEWIGVDDGCMFSQLHYMYITNCPNLREIPALPYSLRELKISNVGLTALPTINRNYTDNNRQEHSQGLESLDIKRCEKLEYVPTEFFQKFDSLKSLRIVNCPKLTKHWNSDIQLPSTLNHLTTGSCGDLEVPLLWLADLTSLSGLKLVDCATITSLPPAQVCAQWTTLSYLAIKNCKGLSSLGGIQALVSLCWLEIRGCDKLIQVALQLQPPFPNDVGQKKNAVLDRFLKNGELSIDHHTLLLMEPLRSLSSINLLTLSDASQLTTLPEEWLLQNCAALKDLQIWNAVSLQSLPQSMTKLCSLKCLEVLNANLIRSLPDLPTSLRALVITGCHPVLKERCQENGGLDWLKIAHIPRRMIKQL